Part of the Candidatus Zymogenus saltonus genome is shown below.
CGGCACGATCCTCCCGGAGATAGTCGAGGAGGTAAAGGCGCTTATGAAGGATAAGACACATTAACGGCCCCATTTTAGGACAAATGTGTCAGAATTGACACACACATGTGTCAGCTGTGACATAAAATCCGTCAAAAAATTCAACACCTTGTCTTGGCTTTCTTAACTACCTAATATCATTGAAATCTTTTCTATGAAAAAAGGGCTGTTGTGGCAAGGATTTTGCTACTTATACAATACAGCGGACAGCCTGGCAGTGGGTTTTTTTTAGTATTATCGGGAGTTCTTCAAAAAAAATGGTTGCAGACAGCAAGAAGGTAGACATACAAAAATCGGTAAACGGCAAGGTTAACGGGAATGGGAAACTTCTCGGTAACGGGGGCCTTAACCACTGCGCCAATGGGAACTCCAAGGGAATGGATCTTCTCGCTAAGACGATGTACCGGGAGTTGAAAAAGAACGGGTACGACCCGGGCCAAATCCTCGACTTCTCCGGGAAACTGGTCGGCTTTGTACACGAAGACATTACCTCAACAGGCAAAGAGCATAAATAAAAGGACGATACCCCCCCCACCCCATCTCGCCCCCCCACTTTCTATCCAATCTAAAATATACTGAAAATGCTTTATTAAAAACGGGATTCTTTTTATAGTCAGCCTAATAGCGTAAAAAAACACAAATCAAGGGTAAGATTCTTTCGGCAATAAATCCGCAATCAAGTATAATGTTTCTATAAAATAAAACATAGTCGGTGATATAAATACAAATCTCGCCGTCCTGCCAAGACAAATACAAAAAATATCGATTCAATAATAGCTCAAGGGGAATTGTACCACTGTATTTGTTGGTTGTTTTTTATTGTTGACTGATAAAAAAAAATGTGATAAAAATCGACTTTTCGGAGGTAACAATATGAATCTGAAAGTTGGCATAAACGGTTTCGGCCGCGTTGGAAGATATTGTTTGAGGGTTATTCTCGAAAGAAAAAACATCGATGTTGTCGCAGTAAACAGTCGCGCGGAATCCAGGATTCTCGCCCACCTTTTGAAATACGATTCCATCCACGGTGTTTACGATAAAGATATTAAATACGACGATAATTCCATCACGGTCGATGGGAAGAAGATCGCTATAGTTCGGGAGACGGGAGACCTTGCGAAGATAGGCTGGGGAGATCTGGGCGCCGATATCGTGCTCGAATCAACGGGGAAATTCAGAAAACGGAGCGAGGCGGAAGGACACCTTGCCGGAGGGGCAAAAAAGGTCTTGATTGCGGCGCCGGGAAAGAACGTGGACGCAACCTTAGTGATCGGCGTAAATGAAGATACATATGACCCGAAATCTCACCACGTTATTTCAAACGCGTCGTGCACCACAAACTGCCTGGCCCCGATAGTTAAAATTCTTAACGACAGCTTCGGGATCGAGCGGGGCCTTATGACCACGGTTCACTCATACACGATGGATCAGCGCTTATTGGACGGCTCCCATAAAGACTTGAGAAGGGCGAGGGCGGCGGCGCTTTCCATCGTCCCCACAACCACGGGGGCCGCGGCGGCCGTTTCTCTGGTGATCCCGGAGCTCTCGGGAAAGCTCGACGGGATGGCCCTTCGAGTCCCTACGCCCAACGTGTCTTTGGTCGATTTCACCGCCCAGTTGAAAAAAACCGCGGATGTGAACGAAATAAACTCAGCCGTGAAGAAAGCCGCCGACGGGAAGATGAAGGGGATCGTGAAATACACCGAGGAGGAGCTGGTCTCCATCGACTACCAGTCCTCGCCCTATTCATCCATTTTTGACGCAAAGCTCACGTCCGCCATCGAGGGTGGATTGATAAAGGTGATAGCCTGGTACGACAACGAGAGCGGCTACAGCGAGAGGCTTGTAGATCTCACGAGCTACGTCGGGGAGAGGCTGTAAACTCAAAACCGAAAGGCCCCCGAGGATACTTGAATCGTGTTTTTAGATTGATGGGAGGTTACGGCTCGGCTTGTTTTGGGTTGGAGGGTGCGGTCAGCCGGGGATTTGTTTTTTTGGCTTGTCGAGAACAAGGCCGATATTGAGGGCGTTTTAGGATATAATATAGTTAGCGTTGATTTATTGAGGAAAACGGTTATGACCGGACAGAGTATTACATATATAGATGATATTGATATCAAGGGGAAGACATTGCTCGTCAGAGTCGATATGAACGTACCGATGGATGAGCTTGGCAATATAACGAACGACCTCAGAATAAGGAGCGTCCTCCCTACCGTCAATTACTCCCTCGACGAGGGCTGTAAGGTGATCTTGATGTCTCACATGGGACGCCCCAAGGGGGAGGTCGTCGAGAAATTGAGCCTGAAGCCCGTGGCCAAAAGGCTCTCCAGACTCCTTAACAAGGAAGTGATAATGGCTCCAGACTGCGTCGGCCCCGAGGTGCAGAAGCTTGTCAAGGGGATGAAGCCCGGAGACGTTATGCTGCTGGAAAACCTCAGGTTTCATCCCGGGGAGACAAAGAACGACGAGAAGTTCGCAAAGGAGCTTTCGGAGCTTGCCGATATATATATTAATAATGCGTTTGCGGTGGCCCATCGCGCCCACGCCTCGGTCCACGCCATAACGAAGTACTTCGATATCTGTGTCGCCGGGTTCCTGATGAAAAACGAGCTCAACTATTTCGACAGGGCCGTAAAAAACCCCGCTCGGCCGGTTGTGGCCATCCTCGGCGGGGCCAAAGCCGCCGATAAGCTCGGGGCCATCGAAAATCTTTTGGACAAGGTCGATAAGCTCATAATCGGCGGCGCCATGGCTTTTACCTTCCTCTCCGCGATGAACTACGAGATGGGAAGCTCCCCCGTGGAGACAGACCTGGTTTGGAAGGCTAAGGGCCTTATGGAAAAGGCCAATATCAAGGGCGTAAAGCTGTATCTCCCCGTAGATGCCGTTGTGGCCGAAAAGTTTGATTCCAGGGCGGAGACGAAAATCGTGCCCGTTCAGGAGATACCGGAGCATTGGCATATTATGGATATAGGGCCCGCAACCACAACCCTCTTCGGAGAGGTTCTTCACAACGCAAAGACGATCATCTGGAACGGGCCCATGGGGGTGTTCGAGATGGACGCCTTCTCCCGGGGGACCTTTGCCATGGTGTCCAATGTGGTCAAATCATACGCCCTGACGATCGTCGGCGGGGGCGATACGGACGTCGCAGTGATGAAGGCCGGGGAGCTCGCAAATGTTTCATACGTGTCAACGGGCGGCGGCGCCTTTATCGAGCTCCTCGAGGGTAAAAAGCTCCCGGCTATCGCCGCCCTAGAAGAAAAGGTGATAAGAGATGAGAGAGAAGCTGATAGCGGCTAACTGGAAGATGAATATGGCGCTGAAAGACGCCATTTCCCTTGCGTCGGAGCTGGTAAAGAGGATCGGGGACATTGAGGACAGAGAAATTGCCGTGGCGCCGAACTTTACGGTCCTCTACGCCGTGGGCGAGGTTCTGGACGGGTCAAACATCAAACTCTCAGCCCAGAATCTATTCTACGAACAGAAGGGGGCATATACCGGAGAGACGTCCGCCGAGATGATAAAGGCGGTAGGCGCTCATATGGTAATCATAGGACACTCCGAAAGACGAAACGTCTTCGGCGACACCGACGAAGAGATAAACAAAAGGATAAGGGCGGCAATAAACGCAGGCCTCGTCCCGATCTTCTGCGTGGGGGAAAAGCTCTCTGAGAGAAAAGAGGGAAGAGCAAGGGACGTGGTGGAAAGACAGATAGTCGCCGGCCTTTCCGGCATTATCAAAGAAGGGCTGGGAGACCTCGTCATCGCCTATGAGCCGGTCTGGGCCATCGGCACCGGAGAGACGGCGGCACCGGAACAGGCCCAGGAGATGCACGAGTTCATAAGAGGGCTCGCAGCGGATAAAATCGATAAATCTCTTGCAAATAATCTAAAAATATTGTATGGTGGTAGTGTGACCCCGGAAAACGTCTGGGGGCTCCTCTCCATGCCCGACATCGACGGGGCGCTCGTCGGGGGGGCAAGCCTGAAGGCAGACTCCTTCGAGAAGATAGTGAAGTGGGAAGGTTAGGGGGGGCCGGGAGCAGGGGGAAAGGGGGGAAGATAAAGAGGGGAGAGTAAATAAAGGGGAGGGTTGGAGATGATTGGGGAAGGGGGGGGGTTGTCAATTTCATCAAGGGATTCAAACTTAACAATCTGGTTTCTATCCCGGGGTGGCGCTTAAGGTTGCCCCGGATCCGATATATCGTGGGTTGGCGGATTAAGTGGGTTGGCGGGTTAGGTGGGTTGGCGGATTAGGTGGGTTGGCGGATTAGGGGTTAGTGTTGGTGGGTGGATATATCAGCAAATTAAATATTTTAATTCCCGGTCGTTTGATCGGGAATGTAATAAGGAGAAGATAATGACAGCGGTTATAACGGCATTTCACGTCATCGTGTGCTTCGCCCTGATTCTTATCGTGCTTTTGCAGACCGGCAAGGGCTCGGATATGGGGGCCGCGTTCGGGGGGTCAAGCCAAACCCTTTTCGGAAGTTCGGGGCCTGCGACCTTTCTCAATAAGATTACGACCATAGCCGCCGTGGTCTTTATGATAACAAGCCTCACCCTCGCCTACTTCTCCGTGGACGTTGGCTCGTCGTCGATTATGAAGGACGAGGAGGCAAAACCCGGGGTGGAGAAAGAGCTTCCTAAGGGCCCGGACATCGAAGACCTCGGCGGGGACGCCGAATAAAACTTTAAAAAGGCGTGGGCAAAGAGTTTGGGGGCGGATTTCATGGGGGGGCAGGGTTTTTTTGAGGAGCAGAAATTTATTTTGGGCAGGGATTTTTATCGATGTCTTGTCCCGATGCTCCCATTACAAATATTTTAAGGGTGATTGCCAAAAATAACTTGACAAATATATTCTTACTATATAAATATAAAGGCCGTGCCGAAGTGGTGGAACTGGTAGACACGCCATCTTGAGGGGGTGGTGGGTTATGCCTGTGCGGGTTCGAGTCCCGCCTTCGGCACCATAACCGGATTTGTTACATATAAGAAGGTCGGGGCGTATCTGTCCCGGCCTTTTTATTTTGGTGTTTTTATATGCCATTTTAAAATGTAACGCATTATTTGATAGAATTCGTTGAGAATATTTTTTAAATGTGATATAAGATAATCGGAAAATGTTGAATAAAAGAAGAGATATCGAGGTCTCTGGAGAACATATGACGGAAAAGCTCAAGGTATCAATAGTAAAATCGAAGACAGCACCCCCCGCGCCGATCGATGAAAGGGGGATCGCGGAGATGGTAAAGGAAGCGGTCGACCTTGTGGGGGGGATAGGGCGCTTCGTAAAACCGGGACAGACCGTGGCGATAAAGCCGAACCTTTTTGCCCCCTTTCCCCCGCCGGTCTCAGTTGACAGGAGGGTAATCAAGGCCCTCGTCTCTCTATGTGTCGGGGCCGGGGCGAAGAAGGTGGCCGTGATAGAGGGGGTCAGCGTGGGGAGCCTCATCAAGCGGGTGAATATCGATAGGGAGTCGGGATCGGATAAACTGCCCCGGGGGATGAAGACCGTCGATGTCATGCGGCTTCTTGGGATAAAGGACGCCGTGGAGGGCGCAGGCGGGGAGGTCATGGGCGTCGAGGACGCCGAGAAGGAGTGTGTGATGGTGCCCTGCGGGAAGGTACTTCACTTTATCGACTACCCTAAGGCGATCAAGGACGCGGACGTGTTCATCGATGTTCCGGCCCTCAAGACCCACACGATGACGATGGTGACGCTGGGGATAAAGAACCTCCAGGGTATATTGAACGAGGGGGACCGCTACTTCGGCCACAGGGACGACCTCGACCAGCACATGGTGGACATCGTAAAGGTGAGAAAGCCTGACCTTACTTTAGTTGACGGACTCATCGGCATGGAGGGGATGGGCGCCGGGGAGGCGGGGCTTCCGGTCCCGATGGGAGTTATCATAGCCGGGGAGGACGTGGTCTCGGTGGACTCCGTCTCGTCGATGGTCATGGGGATAGAAAACCCCTTCGTGGTGGGGACGACCCGGATCGCCGCCCACGACGGAATCGGCGTCGCCGATCCGTCCCGAATCGACGTAGTGGGGAAAAAAATCGAAGATGTGGCGAAGAAATTCGCACTGCCTTTGAACTACACCCAGCCGATAGATTCCATGGTCACCGGCGTCTACCCGAACGTGGACGTCTACATCGGCGGGGCGTGCCACGCCTGCTGGCTGATGGCGGCGGTAGTGCTGGGGAGCTTAGCCAAGATAAAGGAGGGGGCAAGCCTGATCGTGGGGGTCGACCCCAAGGTCCCGCCTGGGAAAAAATGGGACTACAAAAACACCTTCTTCCTCGGCGACTGCGCCATCGGCGCCTCCGGCGAGACGAGGGAGATAAGAAACAGGATAACCCTGGAAGGCCATGACACCTTCCTCTACGGCTGCCTCCCCTACCAGCAGGCGATGATCAAGCTGGAGGAGATCCTCCTCGATAGGGGGGTAATTACGAAGGAAGACCTGATCAAAAAGGCGAGGTCGGCCAGGGAGCGTTTTTTTGACTACTATAAAAAGTTTGATCCCACATGGGAGCCGTTTTTTTAACATAATCTTATAATAGGTGTATTTATGGAAAAAGAATTTGTAATGGCGGTCGACAGCGGCACCCAGAGCGTCAGGGCGATAGTCTACGACAGGGAGGGCAACGAGCTTGCGAAGGCCCAGGCCCCACACGATCCCTACTTCTCGGTCAAGCCCGGCTGGGCGGAGCAGAAGCCTGAAGACTACTGGAATAAGCTCTGCGTCGTGACCAAAGAGGTGATGAAGAGCAAGAAGTTCGACCCGAAGAAGCTCGGCGGGCTGGGGATAACCGCCCAGCGGGGAAATGTGATCCCTGTGGACAAGAAGGGGAATCCGCTGAGGAACTCCATCATCTGGCTCGACCAGCGCTTTACCGAAGACCCTCCACCGGTAAGCGCCTCGGTAAAGCTCCTCTTCGGCCTCATCGGCAAGTCGGAGATGATCAATCTTATACAGAAAAACTCCAGGTTCACCTGGATATATGCCTACGAGCCGGAGATTTACAAAAAGACCCACAAGTTCTGCCAGGTGACTAGCTGGTTCGTCCACAAGCTCACCGGGGAGTTTAACGACTCGGCGTCGATGTACGTCGGCTACTGGCCCATCGAATCGAAGAAGTTCGACTGGTTCGGCATCCAGGGAGTCTTCGACGTATTTCAGATAAAGAGAGATCACCTCCCCAAGCTTTTCAAGCCGAACGAGGTCTTGGGTCACGTGACCAAGGAGGCCGCGAAAGAGACTGGACTTCCTGAGGGGCTTCCCATCGTGGTGGGGGCCGGCGACAAGCAGTCGGAGTCCCTCGGCGCCGGCGCCATTACCCCGGATATCGGTATGATCTCCTTCGGGACGGCCAGCACGCTCGAAATCGTGACTAAAAAATTCATCGAGAACAAAAAGGTCCGCTATTTCACCTGGTGCTCCTCCATGCCGGACGCGTGGAACCTGGAGTGTTTCATCTATAGGGGCTTCTGGATGGCGCGGTGGTTCACCCAGGAGTTGGGATACAGAGAGGCGATCGAGGCGAAGAAGAGGAACATGGCTACCGAGGCCGTTCTCGATGAGGTCATAAAGGACATTCCCCCCGGCTCAATGGGGCTGATGCTCCAGCCATACTGGACACCCCATCCATCCCTGAAATTTTCCAAGGGCTCCATAATCGGCTTCGGGAGCGTCCACACAAGGGCTCACATATACCGGGCCATCTTAGAGGGGATAGGGTATGAATTGAGGAGGCTAGGCGAGATAGCCCAGGGAGACACGAAGGTGCCCTTAAAGGAGCTTCGGGTCGGGGGGGGCGGCTCCAGGAGCGACATGGCGGTTCAGATCGCCGCGGACATCTTCAACCTCCCCACAAAGAGGATGGCCACCTACGAGACGTGCGGCATGGGCGCCGCAATAGACGCCGCCGTTGGAACGGGTATGTTCGGCGGCTTTGACGAGGCGGTAAAGGCGATGGTCAGAACGGGAAAGGAGTTTCAGCCCATAAAGGAGAACCACAAGATATACGACGGGCTATACAAGGAAGTATTTTTGAAAACCTACGACGCCCTGGCACCCCTCTACAAGCGAATCGGGGAGATAACGGGCTACATGGAGGGTTGATGCCGAGACGGGGCCGGTGAGGATTTACAGATAGGGGGGATCGTAAAGGATGTTATATAGGTGGCGATTAAGACATATCTTTACGGTGGTTGTCGTAATCTTGCTCG
Proteins encoded:
- the gap gene encoding type I glyceraldehyde-3-phosphate dehydrogenase — protein: MNLKVGINGFGRVGRYCLRVILERKNIDVVAVNSRAESRILAHLLKYDSIHGVYDKDIKYDDNSITVDGKKIAIVRETGDLAKIGWGDLGADIVLESTGKFRKRSEAEGHLAGGAKKVLIAAPGKNVDATLVIGVNEDTYDPKSHHVISNASCTTNCLAPIVKILNDSFGIERGLMTTVHSYTMDQRLLDGSHKDLRRARAAALSIVPTTTGAAAAVSLVIPELSGKLDGMALRVPTPNVSLVDFTAQLKKTADVNEINSAVKKAADGKMKGIVKYTEEELVSIDYQSSPYSSIFDAKLTSAIEGGLIKVIAWYDNESGYSERLVDLTSYVGERL
- a CDS encoding phosphoglycerate kinase, with translation MTGQSITYIDDIDIKGKTLLVRVDMNVPMDELGNITNDLRIRSVLPTVNYSLDEGCKVILMSHMGRPKGEVVEKLSLKPVAKRLSRLLNKEVIMAPDCVGPEVQKLVKGMKPGDVMLLENLRFHPGETKNDEKFAKELSELADIYINNAFAVAHRAHASVHAITKYFDICVAGFLMKNELNYFDRAVKNPARPVVAILGGAKAADKLGAIENLLDKVDKLIIGGAMAFTFLSAMNYEMGSSPVETDLVWKAKGLMEKANIKGVKLYLPVDAVVAEKFDSRAETKIVPVQEIPEHWHIMDIGPATTTLFGEVLHNAKTIIWNGPMGVFEMDAFSRGTFAMVSNVVKSYALTIVGGGDTDVAVMKAGELANVSYVSTGGGAFIELLEGKKLPAIAALEEKVIRDEREADSG
- a CDS encoding triose-phosphate isomerase — its product is MREKLIAANWKMNMALKDAISLASELVKRIGDIEDREIAVAPNFTVLYAVGEVLDGSNIKLSAQNLFYEQKGAYTGETSAEMIKAVGAHMVIIGHSERRNVFGDTDEEINKRIRAAINAGLVPIFCVGEKLSERKEGRARDVVERQIVAGLSGIIKEGLGDLVIAYEPVWAIGTGETAAPEQAQEMHEFIRGLAADKIDKSLANNLKILYGGSVTPENVWGLLSMPDIDGALVGGASLKADSFEKIVKWEG
- the secG gene encoding preprotein translocase subunit SecG gives rise to the protein MTAVITAFHVIVCFALILIVLLQTGKGSDMGAAFGGSSQTLFGSSGPATFLNKITTIAAVVFMITSLTLAYFSVDVGSSSIMKDEEAKPGVEKELPKGPDIEDLGGDAE
- a CDS encoding DUF362 domain-containing protein, with amino-acid sequence MLNKRRDIEVSGEHMTEKLKVSIVKSKTAPPAPIDERGIAEMVKEAVDLVGGIGRFVKPGQTVAIKPNLFAPFPPPVSVDRRVIKALVSLCVGAGAKKVAVIEGVSVGSLIKRVNIDRESGSDKLPRGMKTVDVMRLLGIKDAVEGAGGEVMGVEDAEKECVMVPCGKVLHFIDYPKAIKDADVFIDVPALKTHTMTMVTLGIKNLQGILNEGDRYFGHRDDLDQHMVDIVKVRKPDLTLVDGLIGMEGMGAGEAGLPVPMGVIIAGEDVVSVDSVSSMVMGIENPFVVGTTRIAAHDGIGVADPSRIDVVGKKIEDVAKKFALPLNYTQPIDSMVTGVYPNVDVYIGGACHACWLMAAVVLGSLAKIKEGASLIVGVDPKVPPGKKWDYKNTFFLGDCAIGASGETREIRNRITLEGHDTFLYGCLPYQQAMIKLEEILLDRGVITKEDLIKKARSARERFFDYYKKFDPTWEPFF
- a CDS encoding FGGY-family carbohydrate kinase, which translates into the protein MEKEFVMAVDSGTQSVRAIVYDREGNELAKAQAPHDPYFSVKPGWAEQKPEDYWNKLCVVTKEVMKSKKFDPKKLGGLGITAQRGNVIPVDKKGNPLRNSIIWLDQRFTEDPPPVSASVKLLFGLIGKSEMINLIQKNSRFTWIYAYEPEIYKKTHKFCQVTSWFVHKLTGEFNDSASMYVGYWPIESKKFDWFGIQGVFDVFQIKRDHLPKLFKPNEVLGHVTKEAAKETGLPEGLPIVVGAGDKQSESLGAGAITPDIGMISFGTASTLEIVTKKFIENKKVRYFTWCSSMPDAWNLECFIYRGFWMARWFTQELGYREAIEAKKRNMATEAVLDEVIKDIPPGSMGLMLQPYWTPHPSLKFSKGSIIGFGSVHTRAHIYRAILEGIGYELRRLGEIAQGDTKVPLKELRVGGGGSRSDMAVQIAADIFNLPTKRMATYETCGMGAAIDAAVGTGMFGGFDEAVKAMVRTGKEFQPIKENHKIYDGLYKEVFLKTYDALAPLYKRIGEITGYMEG